From Vreelandella neptunia, the proteins below share one genomic window:
- a CDS encoding FliC/FljB family flagellin, producing MSVINTNITAMIGQNNLGKSQNALSTAMERLSSGLRINSAKDDAAGQAIANRMTSQITGLSQAQRNANDGISVAQTAEGALNQVNDNLQRIRELAVQSQNDTNSADDRASIQDEIDQRLTEINRISEQTDFNGVKVLAQDRSLSIQVGANDGESIDVALEKITADTLSLASFNVNGPGANLGAATATDYTTAYGEGTGVANNTVSATGFKNELATNLGIATGSVATAGTAQVDDNGNWYVDVSITAASESEVKALGLQGIEAISGTAVTFQVALDPSEATVTTGNTTAAYTVDGASLGAKDLLNSATANPMEQLDKALKQVDELRSGLGAIQNRFESAITNLQTNETNLSAARSRIEDADYASEVANMTRAQILQQAGTSVLAQANQTPQNVLSLLG from the coding sequence ATGTCAGTGATCAATACCAACATCACAGCAATGATCGGCCAAAACAACCTTGGCAAATCACAGAACGCACTGTCTACCGCCATGGAGCGTTTGTCCTCTGGTCTGCGCATCAACAGCGCTAAAGATGACGCCGCTGGTCAAGCCATCGCCAACCGTATGACTTCACAGATCACTGGTCTGTCTCAGGCTCAGCGTAACGCCAACGACGGTATCTCCGTTGCGCAAACCGCTGAAGGCGCCCTGAACCAAGTAAACGACAACCTGCAGCGTATTCGTGAACTGGCCGTTCAGTCTCAGAACGACACCAACTCTGCTGACGACCGTGCTTCCATCCAGGACGAAATTGATCAGCGTTTGACCGAGATCAACCGCATCTCTGAACAGACTGACTTCAACGGCGTTAAAGTTCTGGCCCAAGATCGCAGCCTGTCTATCCAGGTAGGTGCCAACGACGGTGAATCAATCGACGTTGCACTGGAAAAAATTACTGCTGACACACTGAGTCTGGCTAGCTTTAACGTTAATGGCCCCGGTGCGAATCTTGGTGCTGCAACTGCAACTGACTATACAACAGCATACGGTGAAGGTACGGGTGTAGCCAATAATACTGTTTCCGCAACTGGTTTCAAGAATGAACTAGCCACGAATTTGGGTATCGCCACTGGTTCCGTTGCTACTGCGGGCACAGCCCAAGTAGACGATAACGGCAACTGGTATGTGGATGTCAGTATTACTGCTGCAAGTGAATCAGAAGTTAAAGCTTTGGGTCTGCAGGGTATCGAAGCTATTTCAGGTACCGCAGTTACTTTCCAAGTAGCGCTTGATCCTTCTGAGGCCACCGTTACTACAGGTAACACCACTGCTGCTTATACTGTTGACGGTGCAAGCTTGGGTGCAAAAGACCTTCTGAACTCAGCGACAGCTAACCCGATGGAGCAGCTTGATAAGGCTTTGAAGCAAGTCGACGAGCTTCGCTCTGGCTTGGGTGCGATTCAAAACCGTTTCGAGTCTGCGATAACCAACTTGCAAACTAACGAAACTAACCTCTCCGCTGCTCGTTCACGTATCGAAGATGCTGACTACGCCAGTGAAGTGGCCAACATGACTCGTGCTCAGATCCTGCAACAGGCGGGTACCTCTGTACTGGCCCAGGCTAACCAAACGCCGCAGAACGTACTGTCTCTGCTGGGCTAA
- the fliD gene encoding flagellar filament capping protein FliD, translated as MATITSLGVGSGLDLTGLLDQLQKAERGKLAPITQQKTQQQAKVSAYGQLQTSLNAFKDAVGKINDPELYQSLSANVQGEGVKATATADALPGSYRVQVSQLATAGTLASTRVTDQDAALDLQGATAFQLSFGNGDSVDIALTADSSLSDIRDAINADKESGVSASIINDGTGYRLALSSKESGAEASINSFSFVDAGGLAVAGPFGEDAATQQMGKDAVLKVNGIDITSASNQIEDAIQGVTLNIASLALEDGGTATSTVSVERNTLGVREAVGAFVKAYNGLEGTINNLTKYDSKTQTAGKLLGDSTVRTIESRLRSVMIGSVAGSELSTLNQLGITLQRDGTLKLDEDKLSDLAANSPDALSDFFAGKDEASGMAGQLTTTLTNLLSDNGTIKGAITGAENRVKSLDERYARMEKTIESTIDRYRKQFGQLDGMIAQMNQTSSYLTQQFDALDAQLGRKK; from the coding sequence ATGGCGACGATAACCTCCCTTGGCGTTGGCTCGGGTCTGGACCTGACTGGCCTATTGGATCAACTGCAGAAAGCAGAGCGCGGCAAGCTTGCGCCCATTACGCAGCAGAAAACACAACAGCAAGCCAAGGTTTCGGCCTATGGCCAGCTGCAAACATCGCTGAACGCTTTTAAAGACGCCGTAGGAAAAATCAACGACCCTGAACTCTATCAGAGCCTTTCTGCCAATGTGCAGGGAGAGGGCGTAAAAGCAACAGCCACAGCCGATGCATTGCCCGGCAGTTACCGCGTTCAAGTTAGCCAGTTGGCCACCGCAGGCACGCTTGCGTCTACCCGCGTTACCGATCAAGATGCTGCGCTCGACTTACAAGGTGCAACTGCATTTCAGTTGAGCTTCGGCAATGGCGATAGTGTCGATATTGCCCTAACAGCCGATAGCAGTCTAAGCGATATTCGTGATGCAATTAATGCGGACAAAGAGTCGGGAGTCAGTGCCTCTATCATCAATGACGGTACGGGCTATCGATTGGCGTTAAGTTCAAAGGAAAGCGGCGCTGAGGCCTCCATTAACAGTTTTAGTTTTGTGGATGCTGGTGGTTTGGCTGTAGCTGGCCCCTTTGGTGAAGACGCCGCTACTCAGCAGATGGGTAAAGACGCTGTGTTGAAGGTCAATGGTATTGATATCACCAGTGCCAGTAACCAAATTGAAGATGCGATTCAAGGCGTCACACTCAACATTGCAAGTTTAGCGTTGGAAGACGGCGGGACGGCTACCAGTACGGTAAGTGTTGAACGCAACACCCTGGGGGTGCGCGAGGCGGTAGGTGCATTCGTCAAAGCCTATAACGGCTTAGAAGGCACAATCAATAACCTGACAAAATACGATAGTAAAACCCAGACCGCCGGCAAGCTGCTAGGAGACAGCACGGTGCGCACCATAGAGTCTCGGTTGCGCAGTGTGATGATAGGCAGTGTTGCAGGCAGTGAGCTTTCAACCCTTAACCAGCTAGGTATTACCTTGCAGCGTGACGGTACGCTAAAACTTGATGAAGACAAGTTAAGTGATCTAGCGGCCAACAGTCCTGACGCGCTCAGCGATTTTTTTGCAGGCAAAGATGAAGCGAGTGGCATGGCTGGGCAGCTAACCACGACGTTAACTAACCTGTTGAGCGATAACGGGACTATCAAAGGGGCCATTACGGGAGCGGAGAATCGCGTAAAAAGTTTAGATGAGCGCTACGCACGTATGGAAAAGACCATTGAGAGCACCATCGACCGCTATCGCAAACAGTTTGGTCAGTTGGATGGCATGATCGCGCAAATGAACCAAACCAGCTCTTACCTTACCCAGCAGTTTGATGCACTTGACGCTCAGTTAGGCCGCAAAAAGTAG
- the fliD gene encoding flagellar filament capping protein FliD, producing the protein MASISSLGIGSGLDLNGLLDQLKEAEEQKLVPILERQETQQTKISAYGQLKSALSQFQTAADALNDSTLYESLSTNVGGSAITAAADAEAQPGSYNVTVDTLATRGTLASEGVAAADEGITAADQKLTLNFADGSTQEIDIASGSTLEGIRDTINATEDAGVNATIINDGTNFRLALSSSETGADASIADFSFDGAAPFTSDTANTLQSGTDSALTVNGIDITSSTNQVEGAIQGVTLNLQEEGDSTVSVEQDTRAVREAVTNFVEAYNGLKDKIGDLTSFNFETGEAGELLGDGTVRTVESRLRDVLGGAVEGELSILSDIGISHKYDSGLGYSKLEVDQDKLDDAIANNQGALATFFAGDSDEAGMAGQINTAVEQLLGSNGRVEGAISGAENLNKSLVEQYTRMEQSIEQTMSRYRSQFGQLDGMIAQMNQTSSYLTQQFDALDAQLGRG; encoded by the coding sequence ATGGCTTCCATTTCATCACTTGGTATTGGCTCAGGCTTGGATCTCAACGGTTTATTGGATCAGTTGAAAGAGGCCGAGGAACAGAAGCTTGTGCCGATTCTTGAGCGGCAGGAAACACAGCAGACCAAAATTTCCGCTTATGGTCAGTTGAAGAGCGCGCTCTCTCAGTTTCAAACTGCCGCTGATGCGCTTAATGACAGCACTCTTTACGAAAGCCTTTCCACTAACGTGGGTGGTTCAGCCATCACCGCCGCTGCTGATGCGGAAGCACAGCCAGGTAGCTATAATGTTACCGTCGACACTCTAGCCACTCGCGGCACGCTTGCTTCAGAAGGGGTAGCCGCCGCAGATGAGGGCATCACCGCTGCTGACCAAAAATTAACCCTGAACTTCGCTGATGGTTCCACCCAAGAGATCGATATAGCGTCAGGCAGCACTCTGGAAGGTATTCGCGATACGATTAACGCCACTGAAGACGCTGGCGTGAACGCGACTATTATTAATGATGGTACCAATTTCCGCCTCGCACTTAGCTCTAGTGAAACCGGGGCAGATGCCTCTATTGCCGATTTCAGTTTTGACGGTGCTGCCCCGTTCACTTCAGATACCGCTAATACGCTGCAAAGCGGTACTGATTCAGCGCTTACCGTTAACGGTATTGATATCACCAGCTCCACTAATCAAGTTGAAGGCGCTATCCAGGGCGTGACGCTAAACCTTCAAGAAGAGGGTGATAGCACGGTCTCCGTTGAGCAAGACACCCGCGCTGTTCGCGAGGCTGTTACCAATTTTGTAGAGGCCTATAACGGTCTCAAAGATAAAATTGGCGATTTAACCAGCTTCAATTTTGAAACCGGCGAGGCAGGCGAGCTGTTGGGAGACGGTACCGTCCGTACCGTCGAGTCTCGCTTGCGTGATGTGCTGGGTGGGGCTGTGGAGGGTGAGCTCTCCATTCTTAGCGATATCGGTATTTCGCACAAGTACGATAGCGGGCTGGGGTATAGCAAACTTGAGGTCGATCAAGACAAGCTTGATGATGCCATTGCTAATAACCAAGGTGCGCTTGCAACCTTCTTCGCAGGCGATTCGGATGAGGCGGGTATGGCAGGGCAAATTAATACAGCTGTCGAACAATTGCTTGGCTCTAATGGCCGCGTGGAAGGAGCGATTAGCGGGGCGGAAAATCTCAACAAGTCGCTTGTAGAGCAATACACCCGTATGGAGCAATCAATTGAGCAGACGATGTCTCGTTACCGCAGCCAGTTTGGTCAACTGGATGGCATGATTGCGCAAATGAACCAGACCAGCAGCTATCTTACCCAACAGTTCGATGCATTAGACGCCCAACTAGGCCGTGGCTAA
- a CDS encoding UDP-glucose dehydrogenase family protein — translation MHISVFGTGYVGLVAGACLADVGHQVTCMDVNAERIDQLKGGEVPIFEPGLSTIVAHNVAAGRLRFTADAAQAVADGELLFIAVGTPPDEDGSADLRYVLEVARTIGQHMDSYKLVIDKSTVPVGTAEKVHAAISDVLEQRGVSLAFDVCSNPEFMKEGAAIDDFTRGARIIVGTESERVKAHMQECYAPYNRNHEKLMFMSVRAAELTKYAANAMLATKISFMNEIANLAERLEVDVEDVRRGIGSDPRIGYHFIYPGCGYGGSCFPKDVQALERAARQLGYTPELLSAVESVNLRQKQTLFTKLQDNLGSLSGKTIAVWGLAFKPNTDDMREAPSRTLMEALWQAGAKVQAFDPEAMTECRRIYGERDDLMLAGDRIQAVKGADALVICTEWKEFRSVDFDWLADQLAEKVVIDGRNLYTPSAVEEAGLRYIGVGRKSHD, via the coding sequence ATGCATATCAGTGTATTCGGAACCGGTTATGTCGGCCTTGTCGCAGGCGCCTGCTTAGCCGATGTTGGTCATCAAGTCACCTGTATGGATGTTAATGCTGAGCGAATTGATCAGCTTAAGGGCGGAGAGGTGCCGATATTTGAGCCAGGGCTAAGCACTATCGTTGCCCACAACGTGGCGGCTGGCCGTTTACGCTTTACTGCTGACGCTGCCCAGGCGGTAGCCGATGGCGAACTGCTGTTTATTGCCGTGGGAACGCCGCCCGACGAAGATGGCAGTGCCGACCTACGCTATGTACTAGAAGTGGCGCGCACGATTGGCCAGCATATGGATAGCTATAAGCTGGTGATTGATAAGTCTACCGTGCCGGTGGGCACTGCAGAAAAAGTCCACGCTGCTATCAGCGATGTGCTCGAACAACGCGGTGTATCGCTCGCGTTCGATGTGTGTTCGAACCCTGAGTTTATGAAGGAGGGGGCAGCGATAGATGACTTTACTCGTGGCGCGCGGATTATCGTCGGTACAGAAAGCGAGCGGGTGAAAGCGCATATGCAAGAGTGCTACGCCCCCTACAACCGCAACCACGAAAAGTTGATGTTTATGAGCGTGCGGGCTGCCGAGCTAACCAAATACGCTGCCAATGCCATGCTCGCCACCAAAATCAGCTTTATGAACGAGATCGCCAATCTTGCCGAACGGCTCGAGGTGGATGTCGAAGACGTACGCCGAGGGATTGGCAGCGACCCACGTATTGGCTACCACTTTATCTACCCTGGCTGCGGTTATGGTGGCTCTTGCTTCCCCAAAGATGTCCAGGCATTAGAGCGGGCAGCGCGTCAACTAGGCTATACGCCGGAACTGCTCAGCGCCGTCGAATCGGTTAATTTGCGTCAAAAGCAAACCCTGTTCACAAAACTGCAAGACAACCTAGGCAGTCTAAGTGGCAAGACTATTGCTGTTTGGGGCTTGGCCTTTAAACCCAACACGGATGATATGCGCGAAGCCCCTAGCCGCACGTTAATGGAAGCACTCTGGCAAGCGGGCGCTAAGGTGCAGGCGTTCGACCCTGAAGCCATGACAGAGTGCCGCCGCATTTATGGCGAGCGGGATGACCTAATGCTGGCAGGAGATCGGATTCAGGCAGTGAAAGGAGCTGATGCTTTGGTTATCTGCACCGAGTGGAAAGAGTTTCGCAGTGTCGATTTTGATTGGCTAGCCGACCAGCTGGCTGAAAAAGTCGTCATTGATGGGCGTAACTTGTACACGCCAAGTGCTGTTGAAGAAGCGGGGCTGCGTTACATAGGGGTGGGGCGGAAAAGCCACGATTAG
- a CDS encoding HipA domain-containing protein codes for MAGECCYHDDHAKNFAFLYDQGRWTLAPAYDLTYSPVRGYADEHTTSFSGAGLATRKKLKQVCAPFRYLTPDLYIEQTLDALSEWSFLCRELEIDAKQQKMIQRAFDEKRQRLG; via the coding sequence ATGGCTGGGGAATGCTGCTATCACGATGACCACGCTAAGAACTTCGCTTTTTTGTATGACCAAGGTCGATGGACACTAGCTCCTGCTTACGACCTGACTTATTCCCCTGTCCGGGGCTATGCAGATGAGCATACAACATCTTTCAGTGGGGCAGGCCTGGCTACACGTAAAAAGCTCAAACAGGTTTGCGCCCCTTTCAGGTACTTAACCCCGGATCTCTATATTGAGCAAACCCTTGATGCTCTATCCGAATGGTCATTCCTTTGCCGAGAATTAGAAATCGATGCAAAGCAGCAGAAAATGATTCAGCGAGCATTCGACGAGAAACGCCAGCGTCTCGGATAA
- a CDS encoding HipA N-terminal domain-containing protein produces the protein MKRINSVEVLLAGNPVGELVASRQGIYFAYHPHWVAEGFNLSPLNMGFTTQPQKALDPLLFAGLPGAFADSLPDGWGMLLSR, from the coding sequence ATGAAGCGTATCAACAGCGTAGAGGTGCTGTTAGCGGGTAATCCTGTGGGGGAGCTGGTCGCTAGCCGACAGGGCATCTACTTTGCCTACCACCCTCATTGGGTGGCGGAAGGCTTCAATTTGTCGCCTCTGAACATGGGTTTTACTACCCAACCACAGAAGGCGCTGGATCCACTTCTTTTTGCTGGTCTACCGGGAGCATTTGCTGACTCGCTGCCTGATGGCTGGGGAATGCTGCTATCACGATGA
- a CDS encoding helix-turn-helix domain-containing protein: MALTHSLLAPGELSQQVGANAREARLAQNLSRKTLAQMAGVSESTIKRFESSGQITLDGLVLIATALGATRQIAELFEQEHPVSLEEIKQTGRTRGRK; the protein is encoded by the coding sequence ATGGCCCTGACTCACTCTCTACTTGCTCCTGGCGAACTGTCCCAGCAGGTCGGTGCCAATGCACGAGAAGCGCGACTGGCGCAGAACCTTTCCCGTAAAACCTTGGCGCAGATGGCAGGTGTTTCCGAGTCCACCATTAAACGATTCGAATCCAGTGGGCAAATAACTCTCGATGGTCTAGTGCTCATTGCCACAGCGCTGGGCGCCACACGCCAAATTGCCGAGCTATTCGAGCAGGAACACCCCGTCTCACTTGAAGAGATCAAGCAGACGGGGCGTACCCGGGGGCGAAAATGA
- a CDS encoding serine hydrolase domain-containing protein gives MRATALLVSFAVTSLLPATYAAANEPSTNALQILDQQTGQLERVHSVVVAYDGEIIHELHQGGPGVASPANIKSLSKTVLAAITGAAIEAGIIESTDQPMVELFGEHLPSGIDPQVGDITVAHLLAQQAGLERTSGSNYGAWVASANWVNDAMTRPFVDEPGGQMLYSTGTSHLLSAALTHASGETTHSLAQRLLGDPLNITIRPWLRDPQGIYFGGNDMQLSPRALIEVGELYRNDGIVVNGAGDEQRVLPEGWVEESWQPRGTSRWTGDGYGFGWFITQLAGEDVYYGRGYGGQALYVIPEREMTVVITSDPNPPSPGGQFQQRLNRLVDGLLAENDE, from the coding sequence ATGCGCGCTACTGCTTTGCTTGTTTCGTTTGCTGTTACTTCGCTATTACCCGCCACCTATGCAGCCGCTAATGAGCCTTCTACAAACGCACTTCAGATACTAGACCAGCAAACCGGCCAGCTTGAACGCGTACACAGCGTGGTGGTGGCCTACGACGGTGAGATTATCCACGAACTTCACCAGGGTGGGCCGGGAGTGGCCTCACCTGCGAACATTAAATCGCTGTCGAAAACGGTGCTGGCTGCCATTACTGGGGCGGCGATTGAAGCAGGCATCATTGAATCAACTGATCAACCCATGGTGGAGCTGTTTGGCGAACATCTACCTAGCGGTATTGATCCACAAGTTGGGGACATTACCGTGGCCCACCTGCTCGCCCAGCAGGCGGGGCTTGAGCGCACTTCTGGCAGCAACTATGGCGCCTGGGTGGCCAGCGCCAACTGGGTGAACGATGCGATGACGCGCCCATTCGTCGATGAGCCGGGTGGGCAGATGCTCTACTCCACCGGCACCAGCCATCTACTTTCCGCTGCGCTCACCCACGCCAGCGGCGAAACGACCCATTCCCTTGCCCAGCGCCTATTGGGAGATCCGCTTAATATCACCATTCGCCCCTGGCTACGCGACCCGCAAGGGATCTATTTTGGCGGCAATGATATGCAGCTCTCACCACGGGCATTGATTGAGGTGGGCGAGCTGTATCGGAATGATGGCATTGTGGTTAATGGGGCAGGAGACGAGCAGCGCGTTCTGCCTGAAGGTTGGGTAGAAGAGTCGTGGCAGCCGCGCGGTACATCGCGCTGGACTGGCGACGGATACGGCTTTGGTTGGTTTATTACTCAGTTGGCAGGCGAAGATGTGTACTACGGGCGTGGCTACGGCGGTCAGGCGCTTTATGTTATTCCAGAACGGGAGATGACCGTAGTGATCACCTCAGACCCTAACCCACCCTCGCCGGGTGGGCAGTTCCAACAGCGGTTAAACAGACTGGTAGACGGTTTGTTAGCTGAAAATGACGAGTAG
- a CDS encoding YqhA family protein — MSDPVSTPPPKPPESQHHWERRIETALWNSRFLVMLAVVPSLLGSLMLFIVGTVDIFKVVADVMGYYLLGGTQDIHDSLVPDIIIAVDIYLIAIVLLIFGLGVYRLFVSRIDQAEESNLRHPFNVASLDQLKDKIARVVILAVIIEFFRAVVDIRFATPLEAIYLALSVLALAAALYLMSLGHKGE; from the coding sequence ATGTCTGATCCGGTTTCAACGCCGCCGCCTAAACCCCCAGAGAGCCAGCACCACTGGGAGCGGCGCATTGAAACGGCGCTGTGGAATTCGCGCTTTTTGGTGATGTTGGCGGTCGTACCCAGCTTATTGGGTTCGTTGATGCTGTTTATCGTCGGTACCGTGGACATTTTCAAGGTAGTCGCTGATGTGATGGGATACTACCTACTGGGTGGCACCCAGGACATTCACGACAGCCTGGTGCCGGATATCATCATTGCCGTGGATATCTATCTGATTGCGATCGTATTGCTGATTTTCGGCTTAGGTGTTTACCGGCTGTTTGTCTCCCGCATTGATCAGGCTGAAGAGAGTAATTTGCGCCATCCCTTTAATGTCGCCTCATTAGACCAACTGAAAGATAAAATCGCCCGGGTGGTGATTCTGGCGGTGATTATTGAGTTTTTCCGCGCCGTGGTAGATATCCGTTTTGCCACGCCCCTGGAAGCTATCTATTTAGCCCTTTCAGTATTGGCGCTGGCGGCCGCGCTCTATTTAATGAGCCTAGGCCACAAAGGCGAGTAA
- a CDS encoding exopolysaccharide biosynthesis protein, producing MHNRNEDSNLMDLISSIEHMEQDASRVSVDDVVHAVGRRSFGPLLLVAGIITLTPIIGDIPGMPTLMAALVLLVSVQLLAGSEAFWLPGWLLKRSISQQKFDKGIQLMKKPARWIDGLLRVRLPWLTGYIGIRVTAVVCLLIALAMPPMEFIPFSANGAGLALTLLGLGLVARDGIVLLLGFVLFGATCAFITMSLI from the coding sequence ATGCATAACCGTAACGAAGACTCGAATTTAATGGATCTAATCAGCTCGATTGAGCATATGGAGCAGGATGCTTCGCGGGTCAGCGTTGACGATGTTGTTCACGCCGTTGGACGGCGCTCGTTTGGGCCGCTGCTGTTGGTCGCTGGGATCATTACGCTCACCCCCATTATCGGTGATATACCCGGCATGCCGACGTTAATGGCTGCGCTGGTACTGTTGGTTTCCGTACAGCTGCTAGCGGGGAGTGAAGCATTTTGGTTGCCCGGCTGGCTGCTGAAGCGTTCGATTTCCCAGCAAAAGTTCGATAAAGGCATTCAGCTGATGAAAAAGCCTGCCCGCTGGATAGATGGGCTATTGCGGGTACGGTTACCTTGGCTGACGGGCTATATCGGTATTCGGGTAACAGCCGTGGTGTGTTTATTGATTGCCTTGGCCATGCCGCCGATGGAGTTTATTCCCTTTTCGGCCAACGGGGCGGGGCTTGCGCTTACCCTGTTAGGGTTAGGCTTGGTTGCCCGTGATGGTATCGTGCTACTGCTGGGGTTCGTGCTGTTCGGCGCCACCTGCGCCTTCATTACGATGAGCCTGATATAA
- a CDS encoding TerB family tellurite resistance protein: MLNAISDFFQRTLAQPEQRENQTLTLELATAALLCEIVRADYENTDEELAALRSMLTERYRLSASDVDELMALAQAEVDDAVDHYQFVSLIKEHYNYDQRCELVAQMWQLAWADGNVDPLEEHRIRRLADLLHVSHSDFIRTKLQVEERNKPDA; the protein is encoded by the coding sequence ATGCTGAACGCCATTAGTGATTTCTTCCAGCGCACCCTGGCGCAACCCGAGCAGCGCGAAAATCAAACGCTCACGTTGGAGCTGGCCACTGCCGCGCTGCTGTGTGAAATCGTTCGCGCCGACTACGAAAACACCGACGAAGAGCTTGCCGCGCTGCGTAGTATGCTAACTGAGCGCTATCGTCTAAGCGCAAGCGATGTGGACGAGTTAATGGCGCTGGCGCAAGCCGAAGTAGATGATGCCGTCGATCACTACCAGTTTGTTAGCTTGATCAAAGAGCACTATAACTACGATCAGCGCTGTGAGCTGGTCGCGCAGATGTGGCAACTGGCCTGGGCCGACGGCAACGTTGACCCTTTAGAAGAACACCGTATTCGTCGTTTGGCAGACTTACTGCATGTTAGCCATAGCGATTTTATCCGTACCAAACTGCAGGTAGAGGAGCGCAATAAACCCGATGCATAA
- a CDS encoding nucleoid-associated protein, giving the protein MPLLQSIVHRLDPTLDGERLTLTAAPQSEQAAPSDDSVMASLVGALNDTYNTKPKGWGRFAEEGEQAGPLAMWLRDYLAGDKSFAELSVALAERLAKQLQEQLSVSGYLVFSHQRQGDTETLLMALVHQREGIGINEGHHAVPAAQLNTGQLTLAARINLTQWQSEAPSAQYVSFLKDRGGKKLAEGLVALLGMEEGVDAPAETRTLLKAFSDYVEKEDYDDEVSREKTDTLVDYANEQLRRGEPMTLEELSGLVDEQQPKAFYDHIRNADYGLSPEIPPDKRTLSQFRRFTGRAGGVSISFDSHLLGSSIEYDATQDRLIIKQVPKQLREQLTKKD; this is encoded by the coding sequence ATGCCACTACTGCAAAGTATTGTGCACCGCCTCGATCCGACGCTTGACGGTGAGCGCCTAACCCTAACCGCCGCGCCCCAATCAGAGCAGGCAGCGCCCAGTGACGATTCGGTGATGGCGAGCCTGGTGGGTGCGCTTAACGACACCTACAACACCAAGCCCAAAGGCTGGGGGCGCTTTGCCGAAGAGGGCGAACAGGCAGGGCCCCTGGCCATGTGGCTGCGCGACTATTTGGCGGGTGATAAAAGCTTTGCTGAGCTTTCTGTTGCGCTGGCCGAAAGGCTCGCCAAGCAGCTTCAGGAGCAGCTGTCAGTAAGTGGTTACTTAGTGTTCAGCCACCAGCGCCAGGGCGATACTGAAACGCTGCTGATGGCATTGGTGCACCAGCGCGAAGGGATTGGCATTAATGAGGGTCACCACGCGGTGCCTGCTGCCCAGCTCAACACCGGCCAGCTTACCCTGGCGGCGCGTATCAACCTTACCCAATGGCAGAGCGAGGCACCCAGTGCCCAGTATGTCTCGTTCCTTAAAGATCGCGGCGGTAAAAAACTCGCCGAGGGCTTGGTGGCATTGCTGGGTATGGAAGAGGGCGTCGATGCCCCGGCAGAAACCCGCACGCTGCTGAAAGCGTTTAGCGACTACGTTGAGAAAGAGGATTACGACGACGAGGTGAGTCGTGAAAAAACCGACACGCTGGTGGATTACGCCAATGAACAGCTGCGCCGCGGCGAGCCAATGACGCTGGAAGAGCTTTCGGGATTGGTGGACGAACAGCAGCCGAAAGCGTTTTACGACCATATTCGCAACGCCGATTACGGGCTCTCGCCGGAGATACCCCCTGATAAACGCACCTTGAGTCAGTTCCGCCGCTTTACCGGCCGAGCGGGTGGCGTCTCTATTAGTTTTGATTCGCACCTGCTGGGTTCTAGCATCGAATACGACGCCACTCAGGATCGCTTGATTATCAAGCAAGTGCCCAAGCAGTTAAGAGAGCAGCTTACCAAGAAGGATTGA